In Chryseobacterium shigense, the following proteins share a genomic window:
- the lysS gene encoding lysine--tRNA ligase: MQLSEQEIIRREKLNKLTEMGINAFPAEEYTITDTTESIKQDFAENKQVKIAGRLMSRRIQGKASFAELQDSKGKIQVYFNRDEICPGEDKELYNEVYKHLLDIGDIIGIEGTLFTTQVGEMTILVKNFTLLTKALRPLPQPRTDENGVVHDGFNDPELRYRQRYVDLTVNPQVKEIFVKRTKMFNAMRTFFNDAGYFEVETPILQSIPGGAAAKPFITHHNALDIPLYLRIANELYLKRLIVGGFDGVYEFSKNFRNEGMDRTHNPEFTAMEIYVAYKDYNWMMDFTEKLLEFCATQVNGSSESTFGEHTINWKAPYPRVSMTEAIQKYTGFDITGKTEQELFDFAKSIGIDVNETMGKGKLIDEIFGEKCEGNFIQPTFITDYPIEMSPLTKKHRNKEGLTERFELMVCGKEIANAYSELNDPIDQRERFESQMALSERGDDEAMFIDQDFLRALEYGMPPTSGLGIGMDRLIMFLTNNASIQEVLFFPQMRPEKTVPQIELGEDEKVILEILNSQEEAMALTEVKDRSQLSGKKWDKASKTLTKNNLVKVEKIDENLLMKLA, from the coding sequence ATGCAATTATCAGAACAAGAAATCATTAGAAGAGAAAAGCTGAACAAGCTTACTGAAATGGGAATTAATGCATTCCCGGCGGAGGAGTATACTATTACAGATACTACGGAATCTATAAAACAGGATTTTGCTGAGAATAAACAGGTGAAGATCGCTGGTAGATTAATGTCCCGCAGAATTCAGGGAAAGGCTTCTTTTGCTGAATTGCAGGATTCTAAAGGTAAGATCCAGGTTTATTTTAACAGGGATGAGATCTGTCCGGGTGAAGATAAAGAGCTTTATAATGAAGTGTACAAGCACCTTTTGGATATCGGAGATATTATCGGTATTGAGGGGACTTTATTCACTACTCAGGTAGGGGAAATGACTATTCTGGTAAAGAATTTTACGCTTCTTACCAAAGCTTTACGTCCGCTTCCTCAACCAAGAACAGATGAAAATGGAGTTGTACATGATGGATTTAATGATCCTGAACTGAGATACAGACAGCGTTATGTAGATTTAACGGTTAATCCGCAGGTAAAAGAGATCTTCGTAAAAAGAACAAAAATGTTCAATGCGATGAGAACTTTCTTCAACGATGCCGGATATTTTGAGGTAGAAACACCAATTTTGCAGTCGATTCCCGGTGGAGCCGCGGCAAAACCGTTTATCACCCATCACAATGCTTTAGATATTCCGTTATATTTAAGAATTGCCAATGAATTATATCTTAAAAGACTGATTGTCGGTGGTTTTGACGGTGTTTATGAGTTCTCTAAAAACTTCAGAAATGAAGGAATGGACAGAACCCATAATCCTGAATTTACAGCAATGGAGATCTATGTAGCCTACAAAGATTACAATTGGATGATGGATTTCACAGAAAAACTTCTGGAATTCTGTGCTACACAGGTAAACGGAAGTTCTGAATCCACATTCGGAGAACATACAATTAACTGGAAAGCTCCTTATCCGAGAGTTTCCATGACAGAAGCGATCCAGAAATATACAGGTTTCGATATCACAGGAAAAACAGAACAGGAATTATTCGATTTTGCCAAATCTATCGGAATTGATGTGAATGAGACAATGGGTAAAGGAAAATTAATTGATGAGATCTTCGGGGAAAAATGTGAAGGAAACTTCATCCAGCCGACCTTCATCACGGATTATCCGATTGAAATGTCTCCACTGACAAAGAAACACAGAAACAAAGAAGGCTTAACAGAGCGTTTCGAATTAATGGTTTGTGGAAAAGAAATTGCAAACGCTTATTCCGAGCTTAATGATCCAATTGACCAGAGAGAACGTTTTGAATCTCAAATGGCCTTATCTGAAAGAGGAGATGATGAAGCAATGTTCATCGATCAGGATTTCTTAAGAGCATTGGAATACGGTATGCCACCAACTTCCGGATTAGGAATCGGTATGGACAGACTTATTATGTTCTTAACGAATAATGCTTCTATTCAGGAAGTACTATTCTTTCCTCAGATGAGACCGGAAAAAACTGTTCCACAGATTGAATTGGGAGAGGATGAAAAAGTGATCCTTGAAATCCTTAATTCTCAGGAAGAAGCGATGGCTTTGACTGAAGTAAAAGACAGAAGCCAGTTATCCGGTAAGAAATGGGATAAAGCTTCCAAAACTTTGACTAAAAATAATCTGGTGAAGGTGGAGAAGATTGACGAGAATCTTTTGATGAAGTTAGCATAA
- a CDS encoding cytochrome d ubiquinol oxidase subunit II — MIYIVIGFLWLSICLYIILGGADFGAGIVELFTHKKARHKTKEIMYESIAPVWEANHMWLIIAIVILFVGFPEIYTTMSTYLHIPLVLMLVGIIARGTAFTFRHYDAVKDNMQVLYTQVFYYASLLTPFFLGLIAAATVSHSINPDAIGFLDLYIFSWLNWFGVSVGLFTVSLCAYLASIFSLRETRDKADLTLMIRKSQQTMIFVVITGILVFVTAYISDIPLLMWVFSKPLGIMAIVFATIALLLILRAMNQRKLLPVRALAGFQMVMILVAATYQHNPDIILLGNGQHLSLLEHMAPEKTIAALGWALMLGSLFILPFLFYLMASFSRQRK, encoded by the coding sequence ATGATCTACATTGTTATAGGTTTTTTATGGCTTTCCATCTGCCTTTATATTATTTTGGGCGGAGCTGATTTCGGGGCTGGAATTGTAGAGCTTTTTACCCATAAAAAGGCCCGTCATAAGACAAAAGAGATTATGTATGAATCCATTGCTCCGGTATGGGAAGCCAATCATATGTGGCTCATCATTGCAATCGTTATTCTTTTTGTGGGATTTCCTGAGATTTATACAACAATGTCAACCTACCTTCATATTCCTTTGGTTCTGATGCTTGTAGGAATTATTGCAAGAGGAACCGCTTTTACATTCAGGCATTATGATGCTGTAAAAGACAATATGCAGGTTTTATACACACAGGTATTTTATTATGCCAGCCTGTTAACGCCATTTTTCTTAGGATTGATTGCTGCTGCAACTGTCTCACATTCCATAAATCCTGATGCGATTGGATTTTTAGATTTATATATTTTCAGCTGGCTGAACTGGTTTGGTGTTTCCGTAGGCCTGTTTACAGTTTCGCTTTGTGCTTATTTAGCCTCTATATTTTCATTAAGGGAAACCCGGGATAAAGCTGATCTGACCCTGATGATCAGAAAATCCCAGCAGACTATGATTTTTGTAGTAATTACCGGAATATTGGTATTTGTAACGGCCTATATCTCAGATATTCCTCTTTTGATGTGGGTATTTTCAAAGCCTTTGGGAATTATGGCTATTGTTTTTGCTACTATAGCTTTATTGCTCATACTTCGAGCTATGAATCAACGAAAGCTGCTTCCGGTGCGTGCACTGGCGGGATTTCAGATGGTGATGATCCTTGTGGCAGCTACTTATCAGCATAATCCGGATATTATTTTACTGGGAAATGGACAGCATCTTTCATTACTGGAACATATGGCACCTGAAAAGACAATAGCAGCACTCGGCTGGGCTTTGATGTTGGGTTCGTTGTTTATTCTTCCGTTTTTGTTTTATCTGATGGCTTCGTTTAGCAGGCAGAGAAAGTAA